TTATTGCCGGGTTGGCTTTCCCCGATCCCTTGTTGCTGGATCAAGCCAAGGTAGGCATCCTGAGCGCCTCGTTGTTGGCCGGGCTATTAGGCTGGGTCTTTCTGGCGCGGGCACGAAAAATTCATCAGGCAAAAGCTCTTTCCGCATGAAACATGAGCAAGGCGCCCCCCGTTGGCCGGCCGGCTTTTTTTGCAGACCAGCCGGAGCCGTGCCATGCTGGACGTGCTGCTGACCAACCTGCTTTCGCCTATTGTACTGGCGTTTGTGCTGGGCATTGTAGCGCAGCTCATTCGCAGCGATCTTTCGTTTCCCGAACCCCTGTACCAGGCGCTGTCGATTTATCTGCTGCTGGCCATTGGGCTCAAAGGAGGGGCCGAGCTGAGCCATACGCCGTGGTCAGCCGTAGTAGGGCCGGCGCTGGTAACGTTGCTGCTGGGCGTTGTGACGCCGATCACCTCGTATGTGGTGCTGCGCAAGCTGGGGCGTATGGACCGCGTCAACGCGGCGGCTATTGCAGCCCACTACGGCTCGGTGTCGGCAGTAACGTTTATTGCGGCGCAGGCGTTTGGACAGGTGCAGGGGCATTCAATTGAAGGATTTATGCCGGCGCTGGTAGCCATGCTTGAGGTGCCGGCTATTGTGGTTGCGCTTATGATCGCCTTCATGCGCAGCAACCATCACGGATCCTGGCGTGAAGGACTGCACGAAGTGCTGGCCGGGCGCAGCATCGTGCTACTGGTAGGGGGCTTGATCATCGGGTATCTTTCAGGCATGGAAGGGCTCCAGCAGGTGGCACCGTTCTTTGTGAGTGGCTTCAAAGGAGCGCTCACGCTCTTTCTGCTTGAAATGGGACTGGTGGCTGCGCGACGGCTGCGCGATCTCAAGAAGGCGGGAGCGTTTCTGGTCGGGTTTGGCATTGTGATGCCGCTGCTGCACGGCTCGCTGGCGGTTGTGCTGGGATCCTGGGCTGGGCTGTCGGTAGGCGGCCGCGCTGTACTGGGGGCGATGGTAGCCAGTGCGTCCTACATTGCAGCGCCGGCAGCCGTGCGCATCTCCCTGCCCGAAGCCAACCCATCGTATTACCTGACGGCCTCGCTGGGCATTACCTTCCCGTTTAACCTGACGCTGGGAATTCCACTGTATTTTGCCTTAGCCCAATGGATAGAAGGATAGTTCCATGCCAACCGTAACGCTCAAGCTCGTGACGATAGTAGCCGAGCGCGTGCTGCAGGAACGGCTGCTGCGCACGTTGAAAGAGCTGGGGGCTCGGGGCTATACGCTGACCGATGTGTCAGGTGAGGGCTCACGCGGCGTGCGGGCCAGCGAATGGGAAGGACACAACGTAAAGATTGAAACCATTGTCAGTCCGGAGGTAGCGGAGCGAATTATTGAGCATGTGGCCGAACATTATTTTCAACATTATGCCGTGATTGTTTACGCGCAGCCCGTCGAGGTGGTGCGGGGCGACAAATACGTCTGAGTGCATGCTGCTGGCCGGGATTGGATTGCCTTTTCTGGGAGAGCTGGTGGCGCTCGTGGTGACGAGCGTCCTTATCGCTTACCTGTGCTATCAGATCCGGTTGGTTCCGATTGTGGGGTTTCTCCTGGCCGGTGTGCTGATTGGTCCGGGGGTGCTTGGACTGGTGCGTAACGAAACGCTCATTCAGAGCACGGCTGAAATCGGAGTCATTCTGCTGCTCTTCACAATTGGCATTGAGTTCAGGCTGGATCAGCTTCGGCGCATCTGGCGCGAATTGTTGCTGGGAGGCGGGTTGCAGGTAGGGCTCACGACGCTTATTGTGCTGGGCCTGGCTCTGGCGGTGGGGGTTGAGGTGCGGCTGGCCCTCTTTACAGGCTTTCTGGTGGCGCTCAGCAGCACGGCTATTGTGCTGAGCGTGCTCAGCGACCGGCAGGAGACGGATACGGTGGTAGGACGGTTAGCGGTGGCGATGCTCATCTTTCAGGATCTGGCGATTGTGGCCATGGTGTTGCTGGTGCCCGTGCTGGGAGGGGAATATGGCTCTGCGTCTGGTACGCTGCGTGCGCTGGGGGAGGCGTTGCTGGTGGTAGGCGGCGTGCTGGTGCTGGCGCGTCGGATTGTTCCCGGGCTGCTGGAACGCATTGCCCGCACGCGACGCCACGAGCTGTTCTTACTGACCGTCGTCGCTATTTGCTTTGGCACGGCCTGGGTAACCAGCCTGTTCGGGGTCAGCCTGGCGCTGGGGGCTTTTCTGGCCGGGTTGGTGGTCAGCGAAAGTGCGTACAGCGAGTATGCCTTGAGTGAAATTCTGCCGCTGAAGGCGCTGTTTAATGCGGTGTTCTTTGTGTCGGTGGGGTTGCTGCTGGACGTGTCGTTTGTGCTGGCGCAGCCCGGGCTGGTAGCCGGCATTGTGCTCGGTGTCCTGCTGATTAAGGTAGCCGCCACTGCCGCTGCCGCCCGGTTGCTGGGGTATCCGATCCGTGTAGCCCTGGCGCTTGGACTGATGCTGGCGCAGATTGGAGAGTTTTCGTTCGTGCTGGCGCAGGCCGGACGCGACGTAGGCCTGACGCCGGCCGGCATGGGCGAAGCAGGCACGCAGGGGTTGCTGGCCGCAACCGTACTGCTTATGGCTATCACCCCGTTGCTGATAGCGCTTGGACGGCACCTGAACGCGCGTCTGCTTCAGCGAGATGCGGCAGCGCCTGCAGCCTCGCATGCAACGACGGCGCTGGAAGACCATGTCGTTGTGGTAGGGTACGGACCAGCCGGGCAGCGCCTGGTACGGGTGCTTCGCGAGACAGGCATTCCATTTATTGTGATTGAGTTGAATCCCCACACGGTCCGAACAGCCCGCCAGGAAGGTCTTCCTATCCTGTACGGAGATGCCAGTCGCCGGCATATTCTGGAGCATGCCGCTATTGAGCAGGCCAAGGTGTGCGTCGTAGCGATCAACGATGAGGCCGCCACGCGGCGCATCGTGGAACTTGCACGGTTTCTGAATCCAACGCTGCAGATCATTGTGCGCACGCGCTTTTTGCGGGATGTAGAAGCGTTGCAACAGGCAGGCGCTGACATCGTGGTGCCTGAGGAGCTGGAGACATCGGTGCGCATTTTTACGCAGGTATTGCAGGCTTACTTTGTCCCGGAAGATGAGATTGAACGGCAGGTCGCCGCCATTCGCTCGGGAGACTATCGGATCTTTCGGGGCAGTATTCAAGAAGCCCATTTAATGGTGCTGCAAGGGCTTGACGAAGAAGGATTGCATACGCGCGCTGTGGTGGTGCGTGAAGGAGCGCCAGTGGCGGGCAAAACGTTGGCCGAGTTAAATCTGCGCCAGCGCTACGGACTGACCGTGCTGGCAGTGCGGCGGGGCAGCCGCACCATCGGCAGTCCGGCCGGCGACTTCCGCATTGAACCCGGTGATCGGCTTGTGCTGATCGGTCTGGCCGATCAGTTTGCTCGCTGTGCCGAGCTGTTTCGTCCGCCCCGTCCGGCGCCTGAGACGGCCTGAGCGGACCGCTCGGTGGCGCCGCGTTCGGGTTTGTCAGGCCGGTGGTTTTGCAGAGGGCGCCGGCGATCGTGCCGGTACGTGGGCTATTCCCCGAAGAATACGGCGTTTGCAAACAGTACCTGGCCAGCATGCCAGAATCCCCGGAAGAGCGGGTCGTCCACGAAAAAGACGAGCGTGCCGCGGCCCAGGCGCTGCGTTCCTACAACCAGCGTTTCTCGGAGGCGGTCAAAGGTTCGGTAGCCCGCAAACCCGCTGCGCGGCCGGCCCTCGTCGAGCCAGGCAACGTTCCACCCGTCTTTCAATAGCTCGTAGGCTCGCGTGCTGCGTTTCAGCGTAAAGTAGCGCGGTAGGCCAAAGGCCAGGGGATGCGTGGGGTCAAGCTGCACGCGATAGATGGCTCCTGGTACGCGGTCGCTGATCGCTTCCCGTTCGCGGTCTCCGTAGCGGCGCGGTCCGGTACGCTCCTGCTGATCCCCTTTGGCCTGTCGTTGTTTGAGATGTACTCCTTGCTGGCCAGTTAGCAGGTTAAGCGCTCCTTCCAGGGCAATCAGCCGGGCACCGCGCCGCACGCCTTCCAGAAGGGCTTCGATAGGCCATTCGCTGCTGCGGTAAACGCCGTGCGGTAGAATCAGCACATCGCCAGCTTCAAGCAGCAGTTCATTCAGTTCATCGCGCTCGATCAGCGTAACCGGATAGTGCAGCACCTGATCGAAAAAGTGCCAGATGGCTCCGGTGGCATAGGCAGAGGTAGGTGGCCCGGCCAGCAGATAAACATGGGGTTTGCGAAGAAACCGCACGCGGGATGAACCCAGATCAGGGCCTTCCTCAACGAAACCAGTGGAGGTGGAGTAGAGTGGTTGGTGCCACCGGCGTGCTGCTCGGCGTACAATCGGATCGAAGCGTGCGCCCAGGTGCTCGTTGTCGGCACGGGTAAGGATCAACGTGCCGGCTTCAAAGCGCTGGCCATTCAGGCGCAGTGGTTCTTCGGCCATTCGGACGCGGACGCCTCGTTGAAGCACCTCTGCCAGGAAGCGAGCCGCATCAAGCCCTCCCCAGCGTACCAGGTAAGCGTAGGGGCGGGAGGAGGGTGGCGAGAGAGCCGGTCGTTGCCATCCTTCCTGGTCCGGTTCCAGGCGTTCGGTCAGGGCATAGGCTTCCAGTCCGAACGCGTAAGGAAGTGCCCAGCTTGTAATATCATAGGTGAGCGAATCAGGGAGCACCGGAGTGGGGTCGAACAGCACCTGCGCCAGTACGCCGGCTGGCTGATAGGCGCTCACCACCAGGTCGCCAGGGCGCGCTTCGATGCGTCGGCGGGTGCCGGTTGAATAGTCGATGCCTTCGACCGTGCGCGCGCGCGTGAGCGTGCCGTAGCGGATGCCCTGTTGCTCGAGCAGGGCAGTCAGGGCAGCCAGGCGATCAGGATACGTGCTGTTTCGAATGAGGAAGGCCTGGTAGCGTCCGGCGGGTTGCGTTTGCGCGCGGGCAAAGTAGCGTGCAAACTGGGTCAGCAACGTGCGGCGGTGTCGGACGGCTGCTTCGATGGTTGAAAGGCCTGTAGTGTAATGATTTCGGATGCGCTGGGCTAGGGTGAGCGTATCGCCTTCGCCAGTCTGGATGGCCAGACCGGCGCGGCCTCCTCCCCCTTGCTCGTAGGTCATGCCAATGGCACCGTTGAAGGTGGGCCAGGTATCGCCGTATCCGGGATAGAACAGGTCAAACACCTCGCGTGTGAAGTACAGTCGGCCATCGGCGTCGAAATAGCGAGCATGGTTGCGGCCGATAGAGTCCTGAAGCGCGCGTTGCCAGTCGGTGATCAGGGGATGAATGGGGCGGGCAGCGGGGGCAAAGTAGTAAGGTTCATCCACGCTTTGCTCGTGGAAGTCCACATGAATCTGCGGCATCCACTGCTGGTAGATGGCCAGGCGGGCTCGGGTTTCCTGCTGCGTGCCCCAGGCCCAGTCGCGGTTCAGGTCGAAGTAGTAGTGGTTGGTGCGGCCGCCGGGCCAGGGTTCGTGGTGTTCTCGGGCCAGCGGATCGGGGTTAGGCCGTGCTCCGAGCATGCGATGGTACCACTGCACGTAGCGTTCGCGTCCGTCGGGATTCAGGCAGGGATCGAGGAGCACGACCGCTTGCTCGAGCCAGGCGCCGGTGCGCTGACTATCGGGGTGGGCCAGCGTGTAAAGAGTCAACAAGGCAGCTTCGGTGCTGACGGCCTCGTTGCCATGCACATTGTAGCTGAGCCATACGAACACCGGTCCGTCGGGGGAGGGCGTGCCGGGCAGACGACCCGCTCGGCGAAGATTGTCGGTGCGAAGCGCTTCGATACGCGCCAGGTTTTCGGGCGACGAGATAATGGCAAGGAGCAACGGCCGGCCTTCGTACGTTTCGCCATACTGAACCAGTTGCACGCGGGGAGAGGTGCGCGCTACGTATTCAAAATAGGCGACTACGCGGTGATGCGGCGTAAAACGCGTGCCCAGCGGATAGCCCAGGAAGGCCTCAGGCGACAGCAACGGCTGCGCAGTCAGGGGAGCGGCCAGTAGCAGGCCGGTCCAGCAAGCAAGACGAAACCTGCCCATATTTTTTCAGACGACTGTTGGGTTGCCACGCGGCAAGGTAAAAAAACGGCATCTTTGTGTGCAACGTCGTTGTGCAACAGCCGTGAACAGGGTAACCGCCTTGTTCTTGCCAAATTTCCCGGATTCTTTGAGATCAATCCAGTAGTTTTGACCGTTGCACGGCTACATGCGTTGCAGAAAGCATTATCTTTGCAGGGTGTCTATAGTCGGTTACTTCCCGCTTTCAGGAAGCGCACAACAGGCAAACGAAACGAGCATTCGGCATGGAAATCAAAACGGATCAGGCGGTCGGCCGGGTGGTTCAGATCATCGGCCCGGTGGTAGATGTTGAGTTTCCCGAAGGGCAGCTTCCGGAAATTTATGACGCGCTGATTATTGAGCGCGAGGACGGCAGTGAGCTGGTGCTGGAAGTGGAGCAGCACCTGGGAGAAAACCGGGTGCGAGCTATTGCCATGGACTCGACCGACGGGTTGACGCGGGGCACACCGGTGCGCAACCTGGACCGTCCGATTTCGGTGCCTATTGGTCCGGAAATTCGCGGGCGGCTCTTCAACGTGGTGGGCCAGGCCATCGATGGTTTGCCCCAGCCTAAGGCCGAAGGGTATCGGCCCATTCATGCGCCTGCGCCGCCCTTTGAGGAACTGGCCACCCGGATTGAGATGCTGGAGACGGGCATCAAGGTGATCGACCTGATCCAACCGGTCATGCGCGGAGGGAAGGTTGGGCTCTTCGGTGGCGCCGGCGTGGGCAAGACGGTGCTCATCATGGAGCTGATCAACAACATTGCCAAGGCGCACGAGGGGCTTTCGGTCTTTGCCGGTGTAGGGGAGCGTACGCGTGAAGGGAACGACCTGCTCCGCGAGATGCTCGAAAGCAAAGTCATCCGCTACGGCGAAGAGTTCCTCAAGTCCATGGAGGAGGGCGGCTGGGATCTGTCGAAAGTGGATTTTGAGGAACTGAAGAACAGTCAGGCCACGCTGGTCTTCGGGCAGATGAACGAGCCGCCGGGCGCCCGCGCGCGCGTGGCGCTGACCGGCCTGGCCATTGCCGAATACTTCCGGGATCTGGGAGGACGTGACGTGCTGCTCT
This DNA window, taken from Rhodothermus profundi, encodes the following:
- a CDS encoding sodium-dependent bicarbonate transport family permease, giving the protein MLDVLLTNLLSPIVLAFVLGIVAQLIRSDLSFPEPLYQALSIYLLLAIGLKGGAELSHTPWSAVVGPALVTLLLGVVTPITSYVVLRKLGRMDRVNAAAIAAHYGSVSAVTFIAAQAFGQVQGHSIEGFMPALVAMLEVPAIVVALMIAFMRSNHHGSWREGLHEVLAGRSIVLLVGGLIIGYLSGMEGLQQVAPFFVSGFKGALTLFLLEMGLVAARRLRDLKKAGAFLVGFGIVMPLLHGSLAVVLGSWAGLSVGGRAVLGAMVASASYIAAPAAVRISLPEANPSYYLTASLGITFPFNLTLGIPLYFALAQWIEG
- a CDS encoding P-II family nitrogen regulator — translated: MPTVTLKLVTIVAERVLQERLLRTLKELGARGYTLTDVSGEGSRGVRASEWEGHNVKIETIVSPEVAERIIEHVAEHYFQHYAVIVYAQPVEVVRGDKYV
- a CDS encoding cation:proton antiporter domain-containing protein, with the translated sequence MLLAGIGLPFLGELVALVVTSVLIAYLCYQIRLVPIVGFLLAGVLIGPGVLGLVRNETLIQSTAEIGVILLLFTIGIEFRLDQLRRIWRELLLGGGLQVGLTTLIVLGLALAVGVEVRLALFTGFLVALSSTAIVLSVLSDRQETDTVVGRLAVAMLIFQDLAIVAMVLLVPVLGGEYGSASGTLRALGEALLVVGGVLVLARRIVPGLLERIARTRRHELFLLTVVAICFGTAWVTSLFGVSLALGAFLAGLVVSESAYSEYALSEILPLKALFNAVFFVSVGLLLDVSFVLAQPGLVAGIVLGVLLIKVAATAAAARLLGYPIRVALALGLMLAQIGEFSFVLAQAGRDVGLTPAGMGEAGTQGLLAATVLLMAITPLLIALGRHLNARLLQRDAAAPAASHATTALEDHVVVVGYGPAGQRLVRVLRETGIPFIVIELNPHTVRTARQEGLPILYGDASRRHILEHAAIEQAKVCVVAINDEAATRRIVELARFLNPTLQIIVRTRFLRDVEALQQAGADIVVPEELETSVRIFTQVLQAYFVPEDEIERQVAAIRSGDYRIFRGSIQEAHLMVLQGLDEEGLHTRAVVVREGAPVAGKTLAELNLRQRYGLTVLAVRRGSRTIGSPAGDFRIEPGDRLVLIGLADQFARCAELFRPPRPAPETA
- a CDS encoding M14 family metallopeptidase, translated to MGRFRLACWTGLLLAAPLTAQPLLSPEAFLGYPLGTRFTPHHRVVAYFEYVARTSPRVQLVQYGETYEGRPLLLAIISSPENLARIEALRTDNLRRAGRLPGTPSPDGPVFVWLSYNVHGNEAVSTEAALLTLYTLAHPDSQRTGAWLEQAVVLLDPCLNPDGRERYVQWYHRMLGARPNPDPLAREHHEPWPGGRTNHYYFDLNRDWAWGTQQETRARLAIYQQWMPQIHVDFHEQSVDEPYYFAPAARPIHPLITDWQRALQDSIGRNHARYFDADGRLYFTREVFDLFYPGYGDTWPTFNGAIGMTYEQGGGGRAGLAIQTGEGDTLTLAQRIRNHYTTGLSTIEAAVRHRRTLLTQFARYFARAQTQPAGRYQAFLIRNSTYPDRLAALTALLEQQGIRYGTLTRARTVEGIDYSTGTRRRIEARPGDLVVSAYQPAGVLAQVLFDPTPVLPDSLTYDITSWALPYAFGLEAYALTERLEPDQEGWQRPALSPPSSRPYAYLVRWGGLDAARFLAEVLQRGVRVRMAEEPLRLNGQRFEAGTLILTRADNEHLGARFDPIVRRAARRWHQPLYSTSTGFVEEGPDLGSSRVRFLRKPHVYLLAGPPTSAYATGAIWHFFDQVLHYPVTLIERDELNELLLEAGDVLILPHGVYRSSEWPIEALLEGVRRGARLIALEGALNLLTGQQGVHLKQRQAKGDQQERTGPRRYGDREREAISDRVPGAIYRVQLDPTHPLAFGLPRYFTLKRSTRAYELLKDGWNVAWLDEGRPRSGFAGYRTFDRLRETLVVGTQRLGRGTLVFFVDDPLFRGFWHAGQVLFANAVFFGE
- the atpD gene encoding F0F1 ATP synthase subunit beta; protein product: MEIKTDQAVGRVVQIIGPVVDVEFPEGQLPEIYDALIIEREDGSELVLEVEQHLGENRVRAIAMDSTDGLTRGTPVRNLDRPISVPIGPEIRGRLFNVVGQAIDGLPQPKAEGYRPIHAPAPPFEELATRIEMLETGIKVIDLIQPVMRGGKVGLFGGAGVGKTVLIMELINNIAKAHEGLSVFAGVGERTREGNDLLREMLESKVIRYGEEFLKSMEEGGWDLSKVDFEELKNSQATLVFGQMNEPPGARARVALTGLAIAEYFRDLGGRDVLLFIDNIFRFTQAGSEVSALLGRMPSAVGYQPTLATEMGELQERITSTKHGAITSFQAIYVPADDLTDPAPATTFAHLDATTVLSRQLAAQGIYPAVDPLESTSRILDPNIVGEEHYRVAQEVKQILQRYKELQDIIAILGMDELSEEDKLVVHRARRVQRFLSQPFFVAEQFTGIPGKYVKIEDTVRGFRMILDGELDHLPERAFLLRGTIEEVIEAGEQMLKEAEA